One Drechmeria coniospora strain ARSEF 6962 chromosome 01, whole genome shotgun sequence genomic region harbors:
- a CDS encoding hypothetical protein (related to selenoprotein domain protein), with amino-acid sequence MEMHKRLTSGSPNTQYAQELLSTFSLTLGEVALQPSTGGTFVVTIHHRPTATTRDEDHVAAITSSVLWNRKVDGGFPETKELKRRVRDVIEPGRNLGHVDRNHGREHDDNEEGRETGPVEGDRGDESNAKERAKAGATCDDCAL; translated from the coding sequence ATGGAAATGCATAAGAGGCTAACCAGTGGCTCGCCAAACACACAGTATGCCCAAGAGCTCCTCTCCACATTCTCTCTCACACTCGGTGAAGTGGCCCTCCAGCCATCGACGGGCGGCACCTTTGTCGTCACGATCCACcaccggccgacggcgacgacccgGGACGAGGaccacgtcgccgccatcaccaGCAGTGTCCTCTGGAACCGCAAGGTTGACGGCGGCTTCCCCGAGACCAAGGAGCTTAAACGACGCGTGCGGGACGTCATCGAGCCGGGGAGGAACTTGGGCCATGTTGACCGCAACCACGGCCGGGagcacgacgacaacgaaGAGGGCCGCGAGACAGGGCCGGTAGAAGGTGACCGGGGGGACGAGAGCAACGCAAAGGAGCGGGCGAAAGCGGGAGCCACGTGCGATGATTGTGCTTTGTGA
- a CDS encoding G protein gamma subunit, protein MPQYQSRDVGDPTQIKKNKQSMADLKLRRLTELNNRLREDLERERIPVSTAAKSIIAYCNGTRDYMVPSVWGSVPKGEDPYAPQQSGGCCVVM, encoded by the exons ATGCCTCAATACCAGTCACGAGACGTCGGCGACCCGACCCAGATCAAGAAGAACAAACAGTCCATGGCCGATCTCAAGCTACGGCGGCTGACGGAACTGAACAACCGCCTGCGCGAAGACCTCGAACGCGAACGAATCCCGGTCAGCACGGCAGCCAAAAG CATCATCGCCTACTGCAACGGTACGAGGGATTACATGGTCCCCTCTGTCTGGGGCTCCGTACCAAAGGGCGAGGACCCTTACGCGCCCCAACAATCGGGCGGATGCTGCGTCGTCATGTAA
- a CDS encoding serine/threonine-protein phosphatase PP1: MADQHEVDLDSIIDRLLEVRGSRPGKQVQLLEAEIRYLCTKAREIFISQPILLELEAPIKICGDIHGQYYDLLRLFEYGGFPPEANYLFLGDYVDRGKQSLETICLLLAYKIKYPENFFILRGNHECASINRIYGFYDECKRRYNIKLWKTFTDCFNCLPIAAIIDEKIFTMHGGLSPDLNSMEQIRRVMRPTDIPDCGLLCDLLWSDPDKDITGWSENDRGVSFTFGPDVVSRFLQKHDMDLICRAHQVVEDGYEFFSKRQLVTLFSAPNYCGEFDNAGAMMSVDESLLCSFQILKPAEKKQKYVHGGLGSGSKPVTPRFKSK; the protein is encoded by the exons ATGGCAGACCAGCACGAGGTTGATCTCGATTCCATAATCGACAGACTGCTCGAGGTTCGAGGCAGTCGCCCCGGCAAGCAGGTTCagctgctcgaggccgagatcaGATACCTCTGCACCAAGGCCCGTGAGATTTTCATCTCCCAGcccatcctcctcgagctcgaggcgccgATCAAG ATCTGCGGCGATATCCACGGCCAGTATTACGATTTGCTGCGACTCTTCGAGTACGGCGGTTTCCCTCCCGAGGCCAACTATCTCTTCCTCGGCGATTACGTCGATCGTGGCAAGCAGTCGCTCGAGACCATCTGCCTCTTGCTCGCCTACAAGATCAAGTACCCCGAGAACTTCTTCATCCTGCGGGGCAACCACGAGTGCGCTTCCATCAACCGAATCTACGGCTTCTACGATGAGTGCAAACGCCGTTACAACATCAAGCTGTGGAAGACCTTCACCGACTGCTTCAACTGCCtccccatcgccgccatcatcgacgagaaGATCTTCACCATGCACGGCGGTCTGAGCCCCGACCTGAACTCGATGGAGCAGATTCGCCGCGTCATGCGACCGACGGAT ATCCCCGACTGCGGCTTGCTGTGCGACTTGCTCTGGTCCGATCCCGACAAGGACATTACCGGTTGGAGCGAAAATGACCGCGGTGTCTCCTTCACCTTTGGCCCCGATGTCGTCTCCCGGTTCCTGCAAAAACATGACATGGATCTCATCTGCCGCGCCCAccaggtcgtcgaggacgggtACGAGTTCTTCTCCAAGCGCCAGCTCGTCACCCTCTTCAGCGCGCCCAACTACTGCGGCGAGTTCGACAACGCGGGTGCGATGatgagcgtcgacgagagcTTGCTCTGTTCCTTCCAG ATCCTCAAGCCTGCTGAGAAGAAACAAAAGTACGTCCACGGTGGTCTCGGGAGCGGAAGCAAACCAGTCACTCCCAGATTCAAGTCCAAATGA
- a CDS encoding bromodomain and PHD finger-containing protein — protein MAPASPLPRRTPTGRRRGRPPGTTNAARAARQASLSAMAASEPPSKKRRYVPGGPGGGGRFVDSDSLHRSASAASAPTSRSSRNAARDLANGDTPSAPPRRERSARRRVVASEDTSDLPWGSAAAMAASVKQAEDYKPREERGWEEFHPDLDIEKTFMVFTAVDTDPAAQPAVPAPSTPARQAPPTPLLNGSLTPSRHVNPASTGNTPNPQENAEPSVPDTQAGTPSRRPRRQTREAVSFYGTRPIDFASTPKTPKILPIHNQTPKERLDLKLPSYRKTNRIELFESKTFGQARYVDKAMSNVGYQGSDRFPRSDRTLIKAIDGSAEDEVDMCATPKAEDHVPQSRLGRVEYDMDEQDDMWLEQYNAQRKQNELETITREVFEITMTKIEKEWHTLERRIPKPNPKPPQTHRPRSGSAAAVNGETQGGEEPDSKCVICDDGDCENTNAIVFCDGCNLAVHQECYGVPFIPEGQWLCRKCQLCGRGVPTCIFCPNTDGAFKQTNSSKWAHLLCAMWIPEVSLGNHTFMEPVMDVEKVPKTRWKLSCYICHQKMGACIQCSNKNCYQAFHVTCARRAHLYLKMKTSHGALAVLDGTMVLKAFCDKHCPPDYTKERNVHQAARSAKKFYKRNMRGRIWADSHAMANVIAAQHRSAIAEHLPDESLLAGAKTSAVAAVDKKKGEPAKNVWKLPSGAPIIPQAVFDIVEASIQRFPFRKRKDFLGEACRYWTLKREARRGAALLKRLQLQMETFTSMELTRRNFASMGPSGKARLARRIEFAEDIINDLEQLKALSEEVVQREQMKLQASELEQTFVDECYFPVATLLAPAIEKAILLDKDLFSTGLDMVQNRVGERYYVNSLSFAQELGDVINAGIVSRPRVDEEGDGWDAGDSASSKSMFLDIRERRKLGKRILKAVQPYIETALRVESEILNKPFDGMQKDLESLIDASIDTGRAVSGAEVEKQEGDKEDTIMVDAPDSSEITVKSSFNNTNHDGDADLMDTAEDRQDGGGGNIEVNTSGLGMTLPATTDELVNPARKSRRSTVLKSVESSETPPDSNDYVAALAPRPPPAEPPTPPQSNGSFGKEASDPLAEGGILWYLKSMKPRGTSILGEHWAAGMDAVRMLSEDLTDLDDEELKGLGRDVNSAVTASAMEAEVTVDTSASVARSKASNSSRSRKRRASGRKR, from the exons accgacgtcgaGATCGAGCAGGAACGCCGCCCGCGACCTCGCCAACGGCGACACACCATCCGCGCCCCCTCGACGAGAGAGAAGTGCTCGAAGACGGGTCGTTGCCAGCGAAGACACGAGTGACTTGCCGTGGGGCTcagccgccgccatggctgccTCGGTCAAGCAGGCGGAGGACTACAAACCCCGCGAGGAGCGGGGCTGGGAAGAGTTCCACCCGGACCTCGACATCGAGAAGACGTTTATGGTTTTCACGGCAGTCGATACCGATCCTGCTGCGCAACCTGCCGTTCCTGCTCCTAGCACGCCGGCCCGCCAAGCACCGCCCACGCCCTTGCTCAACGGCTCGCTGACACCCTCGAGACACGTGAACCCTGCATCCACCGGCAACACGCCAAACCCCCAGGAGAATGCAGAGCCGAGTGTGCCGGACACGCAGGcggggacgccgtcgagacgccctcgccggcagaCACGCGAAGCCGTTAGCTTTTACGGCACCCGCCCCATCGACTTCGCTTCGACGCCCAAGACGCCCAAAATTCTACCGATACACAACCAGACGCCCAAGGAGAGGTTGGACCTGAAGCTGCCCTCGTACCGCAAAACCAACCGCATAGAGCTGTTCGAGAGCAAGACCTTTGGCCAGGCGCGCTACGTGGACAAGGCGATGAGCAACGTCGGCTATCAAGGAAGCGATCGCTTCCCCCGCTCGGACCGAACCCTCAtcaaggccatcgacggcagcgccgaggacgaagtgGACATGTGCGCGACGCCCAAGGCCGAGGACCACGTCCCTCAATCCAGGCTCGGCCGGGTCGAGTACGACAtggacgagcaggacgacATGTGGCTGGAGCAGTACAACGCCCAGCGAAAGCAAAACGAGCTCGAGACCATCACGAGGGAGGTCTTCGAGATCACCATGACGAAAATCGAAAAGGAATGGCACACGCTGGAGAGACGAATCCCGAAACCGAACCCGAAACCGCCGCAGACGCATCGGCCGAGATccggctccgccgccgccgtgaaCGGCGAGacgcagggcggcgaggagcccGACAGCAAATGCGTCATatgcgacgacggagactgCGAGAACACCAACGCCATCGTCTTCTGCGACGGCTGCAACCTGGCCGTCCACCAGGAATGCTACGGCGTGCCCTTCATCCCCGAAGGCCAATGGCTCTGCCGCAAATGCCAGCTCTGTGGTCGGGGCGTGCCG ACGTGCATCTTCTGCCCCAATACCGATGGCGCTTTCAAGCAAACAAACTCATCCAAGTGGGCTCACCTGCTCTGTGCCATGTGGATCCCCGAAGTGTCGCTCGGAAATCACACATTCATGGAGCCGGTGATGGATGTGGAAAAGGTGCCCAAGACGAGGTGGAAGCTCTCCTGCTACATCTGCCACCAGAAGATGGGTGCCTGCATCCAGTGCAGCAACAAAAACTGCTACCAAGCCTTCCACGTAACCTGCGCCAGACGAGCTCACCTCTATCTTAAGATGAAGACCAGCCATGGCGCCCTTGCGGTCTTGGACGGCACCATGGTGCTGAAGGCCTTCTGCGACAAGCACTGCCCGCCCGACTACACCAAGGAGCGCAACGTGCACCAGGCTGCACGCTCGGCCAAGAAGTTTTACAAGAGAAACATGCGAGGTCGCATCTGGGCGGACAGCCACGCCATGGCCAACGTCATCGCTGCGCAACACCGCAGCGCCATCGCCGAACATCTTCCGGACGAGTCCCTGCTGGCCGGGGCCAAGacctcggccgtggccgcggTCGATAAGAAGAAGGGCGAACCGGCCAAGAACGTTTGGAAGCTCCCGTCCGGAGCCCCCATCATTCCGCAGGCAGTCTTCGACATCGTCGAGGCGTCGATCCAGCGATTCCCCTTTAGGAAGCGGAAAGACTTTCTCGGCGAAGCGTGTCGCTATTGGACGCTGAAGCGAGAGGCCCGTCGTGGCGCTGCTCTGCTCAAGCGACTGCAGCTTCAAATGGAGACGTTCACTTCCATGGAGCTGACGCGGCGGAACTTTGCGTCCATGGGGCCAAGCGGAAAGGCtcggctcgcccgccgcATCGAGTTCGCCGAGGACATCATCAACGACCTTGAGCAGCTGAAGGCGCTGTCGGAAGAGGTTGTCCAGCGCGAGCAGATGAAGCTGCAGGCTTCCGAGCTCGAGCAAACCTTTGTCGACGAGTGCTACTTTCCAGTTGCAACGCTTCTCGCTCCCGCGATTGAGAAGGCCATCTT ACTCGACAAGGACCTCTTTTCCACTGGGCTGGACATGGTTCAGAATCGGGTCGGCGAGCGTTATTACGTGAATTCGCTCTCCTTCGCCCAGGAACTCGGCGATGTTATCAACGCAGGCATCGTGTCGCGCCCCCGTGTGGACGAAGAAGGTGACGGCTGGGACGCGGGAGACTCGGCTTCGTCCAAGAGCATGTTCTTAGACATACGTGAACGTCGAAAGCTGGGCAAGCGCATTCTCAAGGCCGTCCAGCCATACATCGAAACGGCATTGCGGGTCGAGTCCGAGATCTTGAACAAGCCGTTTGACGGCATGCAAAAAGACCTCGAGAGCCTCATCGACGCAAGCATCGATACGGGGCGAGCCGTgagcggcgccgaggtgGAGAAGCAAGAAGGTGACAAGGAAGACACCATCATGGTAGATGCTCCAGATTCGTCCGAAATTACGGTCAAGAGCTCGTTCAACAACACCAATCATGACGGTGACGCAGATCTGATGGACACAGCCGAGGACCGACAGGATGGCGGTGGCGGAAACATCGAAGTGAACACGTCTGGCTTGGGCATGACCCTACCCGCGACAACGGACGAGCTGGTCAACCCGGCCCGAAAGAGCAGGAGGAGCACGGTCTTGAAGAGCGTCGAGTCGTCGGAGACGCCGCCGGACAGCAACGACTATGTGGCCGCGCTGGCCCCTCGTCCACCGCCGGCGGAGCCGCCTACACCGCCTCAGTCGAACGGGAGCTTCGGAAAGGAGGCGAGCGACcccctcgccgagggaggcATCCTGTGGTATCTTAAGTCGATGAAGCCCCGAGGCACATCTATCCTGGGTGAGCATTGGGCCGCTGGCATGGACGCGGTCCGGATGCTGAGCGAGGACCTGAcggacctcgacgacgaagagctTAAGGGGCTCGGTCGCGACGTCAACAGCGCTGtcacggcgtcggccatggaggCTGAGGTGACGGTGGACACCTCTGCGAGCGTGGCGAGGAGCAAGgccagcaacagcagcagaTCTCGAAAGCGGAGAGCGTCGGGTAGAAAGCGATGA
- a CDS encoding hypothetical protein (related to translation initiation factor eIF-3), protein MPPPPHQKPENVLKRAHELIGVNQVPAALTLLHEHITSKRSRNVPIASLEPVMLLLVELSVEQKKGKLAKDALYQYKNISQNTNIATIELVLKKFIELAVDKVTAAQQKADEVQSSIDATAATSNIDDLEASETPESILLATVSGEQSRDRTDRAIVTPWLKFLWEAYRTVLDILRNNARLEILYQSTAMQAFDFCLKYARKTEFRRLCELLRNHVQTAAKYSSQMHAINLSDPDTLQRHLETRFQQLNVAVELELWQEAFRSVEDIHTLLNLSKRPPKNIMMANYYEKLTRIFLVGENYLFHAAAWSRYYTLLRQSSALMASGQGKKSDNPPASDADLQKAASFVLLSALAIPVISTTRSRGAMVDFDEAKKNKNSRLTHLLGMAQAPTRSRLFRDALSKSLVNRARPEIRDLYNILEVDFHPLSICKKISPILTKIGADAEMEKYIVPLQQVILTRLFQQLSQVYETVDLNFVESLAQFPEAYQVTRGTIEKFIMNGNKKGDLSIRMDHATGVLSFDSDVFSSSRAGHTGSGAGSAESETGTVQRLQSTPSEIVRSQLTRLVRSLYTTCHYIDPDFNKERLAARNAALARAKAGAAKEHLEILNRKDVIQKRNEEASEIQAKRERENARQKRLREQALQEAEDKRLADELKEREARRIKAEHDRVRKDELKKQIADLKMSDKALDIDLDDLDNLDTNRLRAMKLAQLEREKNDVNEKLRVTARRIDHLERAYRKEEVKKLSDDYAKQVEQDRAVYEKLTAKTLREAEENHKASVELKHRLSRLVPLYEKFRGSLHERRRDEFEKRRRDAERELEKQILARKKEFRDRKLREKREREERERELQEAEERAAREKEEQRIRDEARKAELAKLKEQRESERQEMLEKAALQQRREEEALARRRAEKERAPFGSAKTETAEGRRPPVIGSGSWRDKEMAKANEGAAQSRAGPPMERTDSQDRPSAGGPPRLQLAGGTKSSWRDREAAKATSGESPAAAAAEDAPTPPTRSFGSRDAPLERGASNRGANGRSESPAASAEPLQSRAPGKWVPPHMRNKA, encoded by the exons ATG CCTCCACCGCCGCATCAAAAGCCCGAAAATGTACTGAAGCGCGCCCACGAACTCATCGGTGTCAACCAGGTGCCCGCGGCCCTGACCCTTCTGCACGAGCACATCACCAGCAAGCGCTCCCGAAATGTGCCCATCGCGTCGCTCGAGCCGGTGATGCTCCTCTTGGTGGAGTTGTCCGTCGAGCAAAAGAAGGGAAAACTGGCCAAGGATGCCCTGTACCAGTACAAGAACATCTCGCAAAACACCAACATTGCCACTATCGAG CTGGTCCTGAAAAAGTTCATCGaactcgccgtcgacaaggtcACTGCCGCTCAGCAAAAAGCCGACGAGGTTCAATCCAGCATCGATGCTACCGCGGCCACCTCCAACATCGATGACTTGGAAGCGAGCGAGACGCCCGAGTCgatcctcctcgccaccgtcTCTGGCGAACAGTCCCGTGATCGTACCGACCGTGCCATCGTCACTCCTTGGCTCAAGTTTCTTTGGGAGGCCTACCGCACTGTTCTGGATATTCTCCGCAACAATGCCCGTCTCGAAATTCTCTACCAGAGCACGGCCATGCAGGCCTTTGACTTCTGCCTCAAGTACGCCCGCAAGACGGAATTTCGAAGACTTTGCGAGCTTCTCCGCAACCATGTCCAGACGGCGGCCAAGTACTCCTCGCAGATGCACGCCATCAACCTGAGCGACCCCGACACTCTCCAGCGCCATCTGGAAACCCGTTTCCAGCAGCTGAACGTTGCCGTCGAACTCGAGCTGTGGCAGGAGGCCTTTCGCAGCGTCGAGGATATCCATACCCTGCTCAACCTCAGCAAGCGCCCCCCCAAGAACATCATGATGGCCAACTACTACGAGAAGCTCACTCGCATCTTCCTGGTCGGCGAAAACTATCTCttccacgccgccgcctggtcGCGATACTATACTCTGCTTCGACAGTCGTCTGCCCTGATGGCCAGCGGCCAAGGCAAGAAGTCGGACAACCCGCCCGCTTCGGATGCGGACCTCCAGAAGGCCGCTTCCTTCGTCCTTTTGTCTGCCCTCGCCATTCCCGTCATCAGCACCACGCGGTCGCGCGGTGCCATGGTGGACTTtgacgaggccaagaagaaCAAGAACTCGCGCCTCACCCACCTCCTGGGTATGGCTCAAGCCCCCACCCGTTCTCGTCTCTTCCGCGACGCGCTGTCCAAGTCCCTCGTCAACCGCGCTCGGCCCGAGATCCGTGATCTTTACAACATCCTCGAGGTCGACTTCCATCCCTTGTCCATCTGCAAGAAGATCTCGCCCATTTTGACCAAGAtcggtgccgatgccgagatGGAAAAGTATATTGTCCCTCTCCAGCAGGTCATCCTCACCCGGCTCTTCCAGCAGCTGTCTCAGGTGTACGAGACCGTCGACCTCAACTTTGTCGAGAGCCTTGCCCAGTTCCCCGAGGCCTACCAGGTTACCCGTGGCACGATTGAGAAGTTCATCATGAACGGCAACAAGAAGGGAGACCTCTCCATCCGCATGGATCATGCCACTGGCGTCCTCAGCTTCGACAGCGAcgtcttctcctcctccaggGCCGGCCACACCGGCTCGGGCGCCGGCTCCGCCGAGTCGGAGACAGGCACCGTCCAACGCCTGCAAAGCACGCCTTCGGAGATTGTTCGATCCCAGCTGACGCGCCTCGTCCGATCCCTTTACACGACCTGTCACTACATCGATCCCGATTTCAACAAGGAGCGCTTGGCTGCACGCAATGCCGCCCTGGCTCGCGCGAAGGCAGGCGCCGCCAAGGAGCACCTCGAGATTCTGAATCGCAAGGACGTAATCCAGAAGCGCAACGAGGAGGCGTCGGAGATTCAGGCCAAGCGAGAGCGTGAGAACGCTCGGCAGAAGCGGCTCCGGGAGCAAGCTCTGCAGGAGGCTGAGGACAAGCGCCTGGCAGATGAGCTGAAGGAGCGCGAGGCCAGGCGAATCAAGGCTGAGCACGACCGTGTGCGCAAGGACGAGCTCAAGAAGCAGATTGCGGATCTCAAGATGAGCGACAAGGCGCTCGACATTGATCTTGACGATCTGGACAACCTTGACACCAACCGTCTCCGCGCCATGAAGCTCGCCCAGCTGGAGCGCGAGAAGAACGACGTCAACGAGAAGCTCCGCGTCACTGCCCGCCGTATCGATCACTTGGAACGAGCCTACCGTAAGGAAGAGGTGAAGAAGCTTAGCGACGACTACGCCAAGCAGGTTGAGCAGGACCGTGCCGTCTACGAGAAGTTGACGGCCAAGACTCTTcgggaggccgaggagaatCACAAGGCGAGCGTCGAGCTCAAGCACCGCCTCAGCCGCCTCGTTCCTCTGTACGAGAAGTTCAGAGGATCCCTGCACGAGAGGCGCCGTGATGAGTTTGAGAAGCGACGCAGGGATGCCGAGCGCGAGCTGGAGAAGCAGATCCTGGCTCGAAAGAAGGAGTTCCGAGATCGCAAGTTGCGGGAGAAGCGGGAGCGTGAGGAGCGTGAGCGTGAGCTTCAGGAAGCCGAGGAGCGCGCGGCCCGCGAGAAGGAAGAGCAACGCATCCGCGACGAAGCTAGAAAGGCCGAGCTGGCGAAGCTCAAGGAGCAGCGGGAGTCCGAGCGACAGGAGATGCTGGAGAAGGCGGCCCTGCAACAACgtcgcgaggaggaggccctGGCTCGCCGCAGGGCAGAGAAGGAGAGGGCACCATTCGGCTCCGCcaagacggagacggcggagGGGCGAAGACCGCCTGTTATCGGTTCTGGCAGCTGGCGCGACAAGGAAATGGCAAAGGCCAACGAGGGTGCTGCGCAGTCTCGAGCCGGTCCCCCCATGGAGCGGACCGACTCGCAGGACCGGCCGTCCGCCGGCGGTCCGCCCCGACTCCAGCTGGCTGGCGGAACCAAGTCGAGCTGGAGAGATCGCGAGGCTGCCAAGGCCACGTCCGGCGAGTCCccagctgccgctgccgcggAGGACGCCCCCACTCCTCCAACGAGGTCTTTTGGATCCCGCGATGCACCATTGGAGCGTGGTGCTTCGAACCGTGGCGCGAACGGCCGATCGGAATCACCAGCTGCTTCTGCGGAACCTCTCCAGTCCCGGGCACCCGGGAAGTGGGTTCCTCCTCACATGAGAAACAAGGCATGA